From Penicillium psychrofluorescens genome assembly, chromosome: 1, one genomic window encodes:
- a CDS encoding uncharacterized protein (ID:PFLUO_000905-T1.cds;~source:funannotate): MSNHIRTICPSTHQVIYDHPATSLEEAIKVASASKTAFQSWRAEPLDQRKAIVSRALDIIDKRKDDLARELTVQMGRPIRYCGVEIKTARLRAEYLLDIAEESLADLPGRPEAGFRRRVKRVPVGPTLIAGAWNYPYLTTVNGLIPALLAGNTVILRPSPQTPLFGDRLLEIFSEAGLPAHVLQIIHVGSLDILDQISQIADIQSVSFTGSTTGGIRLREATARHIKPVNLELGGNDPAYVRADVDIKHVAEQLVDGAIFNSGQSCCSIERVYVHANAYDEFVRAVQDELKSYKLGDPHDETTTTGPVISQAAVRKIKEHVDDALAKGAIDSTPENTSFLLAKASSNQKGNYVAPIVLTNVNHEMLTLKEETFGPVMPIMKVASDNEAIALMNDSDYGLTASVWTKDIAVGEELVDRIEAGTVFINRCDYPSPDLAWTGWKTSGLGCTLGPRGFDAFVKLKSYHIKEAFA, encoded by the exons ATGTCGAACCACATTCGTACCATCTGTCCGTCCACTCACCAAGTCATCTACGACCATCCAGCCACCTCTTTGGAGGAAGCCATCAAAGTCGCCTCCGCATCTAAAACTGCGTTTCAGTCGTGGCGGGCTGAGCCTCTGGACCAGCGCAAAGCAATTGTCTCCCGAGCGCTGGACATTATTGACAAGCGGAAAGATGATCTTGCCCGGGAACTGACTGTCCAGATGGGGCGACCGATCAGGTACTGCGGCGTCGAAATTAAGACCGCCCGTCTTCGTGCTGAGTACCTGCTCGATATCGCTGAAGAGAGTTTGGCAGATTTGCCCGGTCGCCCTGAAGCTGGTTTCCGGCGCAGGGTCAAACGCGTGCCTGTCGGGCCGACACTTATTGCAGGTGCATGGAAT TATCCATACCTGACCACTGTCAATGGTCTCATCCCTGCTTTGTTGGCAGGCAATACCGTTATCCTCCGTCCATCGCCGCAGACCCCATTGTTTGGTGACCGCTTACTCGAGATTTTCTCGGAGGcaggtcttccagctcatGTACTCCAGATCATTCACGTTGGAAGCCTTGATATTTTGGATCAGATTTCCCAAATTGCCGACATCCAGTCTGTCTCATTTACCGGTTCGACAACAGGCGGGATTCGCTTGCGCGAGGCAACTGCCCGCCACATCAAGCCGGTAAACCTTGAACTGGGCGGAAACGATCCTGCCTATGTGCGCGCAGACGTAGACATCAAACACGTCGCAGAACAGCTGGTTGATGGGGCTATTTTCAATTCCGGACAAAGCTGCTGCTCTATCGAGCGGGTGTATGTGCATGCGAATGCCTACGATGAATTTGTCCGAGCAGTACAGGATGAGCTGAAGTC GTACAAGCTCGGTGACCCTCACGATGAGACAACAACCACTGGCCCAGTTATTTCCCAGGCAGCTGTGCGAAAGATCAAGGAGCATGTTGATGACGCCCTGGCCAAGGGAGCGATAGATTCTACTCCAGAAAACACGAGTTTCCTTCTGGCCAAAGCATCGTCTAATCAGAAAGGAAACTATGTCGCTCCAATTGTTCTGACCAACGTCAATCACGAAATGCTAACTTTGAAGGAAGAAACATTTGGTCCTGTTATGCCGATTATGAAAGTGGCCAGTGATAATGAGGCTATTGCTTTAATGAATGATAGTGACTACGGACTGACGGCTAGCGTGTGGACGAAGGATATTGCGGTGGGAGAAGAGCTTGTTGACCGGATCGAGGCTGGCACAGTCTTCATCAACCGCTGTGACTATCCAAGCCCG GATCTTGCTTGGACTGGTTGGAAGACATCCGGTTTGGGATGCACCCTCGGGCCGCGGGGATTTGATGCATTTGTGAAGTTGAAGAGTTACCATATTAAAGAGGCATTTGCATGA
- a CDS encoding uncharacterized protein (ID:PFLUO_000904-T1.cds;~source:funannotate), which produces MITLETLPNLLADDIKIKVAGIDSDGVLRGKVMSKEKFLGIMKSGFGFSSAVFGWDMHDMLWTTDARVAPPESGYADFLAVPDLNSFRRLPWEENIPFFLVRFLNGGKPVSADGRSMLKSICDRLAENECQALAGVELEFMNFQTPSEDGYGSSVSQHPNLAAFLEKNAPSALRPLTQGMFCYSSTRPVANKKYFYDIFNTCAQINCGIEGWHTEGGPGVYEAALKVCEVSEMADKVAMFKFLAKSLGVDHGVTPCFMAKPMQGMPGSSGHIHISLTDNHGQNLFARETPEENPRWADISHLSDIGRYFLAGLLDALPDIMPLFAPTVNSYKRLVENYWAPVHISWGLEDRIASIRLITPPVCKPGATRFEVRIPGADLHPHFALSAVLSAGWRGVQKKLEINVPPMSARNPGDPRPELLPNTLDLALARFSAPDSISREILDGEFVDFFTVTREHELGLWKEAVTDWELKRYIEIV; this is translated from the exons ATGATCACTCTCGAGACCCTCCCCAATTTACTTGCGGATGACATCAAAATCAAGGTCGCCGGTATCGACAGTGATGGCGTCCTACGAGGAAAAGTAATGTCAAAGGAAAAGTTCTTGGGCATAATGAAAAGCGGTTTTGGATTTAGCTCCGCTGTCTTCGGCTGGGATATGCATGATATGCTGTGGACGACTGATGCTCGCGTCGCGCCTCCAGAGTCAGGATATGCGGATTTCCTAGCTGTTCCAGACCTAAATTCATTTCGTCGCCTTCCATGGGAAGAGAACATTCCTTTTTTTCTGGTCCGGTTTCTTAATGGCGGAAAACCCGTTTCGGCGGACGGGAGGAGCATGTTAAAGAGCATCTGTGACCGGCTTGCAGAGAACGAATGCCAGGCTTTGGCAGGAG TCGAACTCGAATTCATGAACTTTCAGACTCCCTCCGAAGACGGATATGGTAGTTCTGTGTCACAACACCCTAACCTCGCTGCTTTCCTTGAGAAGAATGCCCCCAGCGCTCTGCGGCCGTTGACCCAAGGCATGTTTTGCTACAGCTCGACACGTCCAGTTGCCAATAAGAAATACTTCTACGACATCTTCAATACCTGCGCTCAGATCAATTGTGGAATCGAGGGATGGCACACTGAGGGTGGGCCGGGCGTATATGAAGCG GCTCTAAAAGTGTGTGAAGTTAGCGAGATGGCTGATAAGGTGGCCATGTTTAA ATTTCTCGCCAAATCTCTTGGAGTTGACCATGGAGTTACGCCGTGCTTCATGGCAAAACCCATGCAGGGGATGCCTGGTAGCTCTGGTCACATTCACATTTCACTTACCGACAACCATGGCCAGAATCTCTTCGCGAGGGAGACACCAGAAGAGAATCCTCGGTGGGCTGACATCTCCCATCTCTCTGATATAGGTCGGTACTTCTTGGCTGGCCTGCTTGATGCTCTTCCTGATATTATGCCGCTATTCGCCCCGACTGTCAACTCATACAAACGCCTGGTGGAGAACTACTGGGCCCCGGTGCACATTAGCTGGGGTCTGGAGGACCGCATTGCATCGATACGCCTGATCACGCCTCCAGTCTGCAAGCCCGGTGCCACGCGCTTTGAAGTGCGTATCCCAGGCGCGGATCTACACCCACACTTTGCACTTAGTGCCGTCCTTTCAGCAGGCTGGCGTGGGGTCCAGAAGAAACTAGAAATCAACGTGCCACCTATGTCAGCGCGAAACCCGGGAGACCCACGCCCAGAACTACTTCCCAACACACTAGATCTGGCTCTAGCACGTTTCTCAGCACCGGATAGCATTTCTCGGGAGATTTTGGACGGAGAGTTTGTTGATTTCTTTACGGTGACTAGAGAGCATGAGTTGGGTCTCTGGAAAGAGGCAGTGACTGACTG GGAGCTGAAGAGGTATATTGAAATTGTCTAA